Proteins encoded in a region of the Populus nigra chromosome 3, ddPopNigr1.1, whole genome shotgun sequence genome:
- the LOC133689702 gene encoding H/ACA ribonucleoprotein complex subunit 4 produces MSEVELSRSEKKKHKKKTQETQTDANPTTDTDKDFMIKPQNFTPTIDTSQWPILLKNYDRLNVRTGHYTPLPSGHSPLKRPLAEYIRYGIMNLDKPANPSSHEVVAWIKRILRVEKTGHSGTLDPKVTGNLIVCIDRATRLVKSQQGAGKEYVCIARLHDKVPDVAKVARALETLTGAVFQRPPLISAVKRQLRIRTIYESKLLEYDADRHLVVFWISCEAGTYVRTMCVHLGLILGVGAHMQELRRVRSGILGEKDNMVTMHDVMDAQWVYDNYRDESYLRRAIMPLEVLLTSYKRLVVKDSAVNAICYGAKLMIPGLLRFENDIEAGEEVVLMTTKGEAVALGIAEMTTAVMATCDHGVVAKIKRVVMDRDTYPRKWGLGPRASIKKKLISEGKLDKHGKPNENTPHEWMRNLVLPPGGDSMVAGIAAAAAEPVVKEIGEEEKKKKNKDGADGEGRKRKLNESSDSPAAQVPAKKTKTEVENEESVKDKKVKEEPVEGSDDEKKEKKKKKKKSKEGGEAEKEVPVEGSEDEKKEKKKKKKSKEDAEVGNLEEKETEKSEKKKKKKDKGAEEAATVDNEKADGESDKSEKKKKKKKKDKDGEED; encoded by the coding sequence ATGTCTGAAGTCGAGCTTTCTCGCtctgagaagaaaaaacacaagaaaaaaacccaagaaaccCAAACAGACGCTAACCCAACAACAGACACTGACAAAGATTTCATGATCAAGCCTCAAAACTTCACCCCAACGATCGACACTTCACAGTGGCCAATCCTTTTGAAAAACTATGACAGACTCAATGTAAGAACTGGACACTACACTCCACTTCCATCTGGTCACTCACCACTCAAGCGTCCACTTGCCGAATACATCAGGTATGGTATTATGAATCTTGATAAACCAGCAAACCCTTCTTCACATGAAGTTGTTGCTTGGATTAAGAGGATTTTACGTGTCGAAAAAACTGGTCATAGTGGCACATTAGACCCTAAAGTTACTGGTAATTTAATCGTTTGTATTGATAGAGCTACTAGACTTGTTAAATCTCAACAAGGTGCTGGAAAAGAGTATGTTTGTATTGCTAGATTGCATGATAAGGTTCCTGACGTTGCGAAAGTAGCGAGAGCGTTAGAGACACTTACTGGGGCGGTTTTTCAGAGGCCGCCCTTGATTTCTGCTGTTAAAAGACAGCTTAGGATTAGGACAATTTATGAGAGTAAGTTGTTGGAATATGATGCAGATAGGCATTTGGTTGTTTTTTGGATTTCGTGTGAGGCGGGGACTTATGTTAGGACTATGTGTGTGCATTTGGGGTTGATTCTTGGTGTTGGTGCGCATATGCAAGAGTTGAGGAGGGTGAGGTCAGGGATCTTAGGGGAGAAAGATAATATGGTTACTATGCATGATGTTATGGATGCTCAGTGGGTTTATGATAATTATCGTGATGAGAGTTACTTGAGGAGAGCTATTATGCCTCTTGAAGTGCTTTTGACCAGTTATAAGAGGTTAGTGGTTAAGGATTCTGCTGTGAATGCTATTTGTTATGGTGCTAAGTTGATGATTCCGGGGCTGTTGAGGTTCGAGAACGATATAGAGGCTGGTGAGGAAGTTGTGTTGATGACTACTAAGGGTGAGGCTGTTGCCCTGGGAATCGCGGAGATGACAACTGCTGTTATGGCTACTTGTGATCACGGTGTTGTGGCAAAGATTAAGAGGGTTGTGATGGATAGGGATACTTATCCGAGGAAATGGGGGTTGGGGCCAAGGGCTTCgataaagaagaagttgatttCCGAGGGGAAGTTGGATAAGCATGGGAAGCCAAATGAGAACACTCCTCATGAATGGATGAGAAATCTGGTTTTGCCTCCTGGCGGAGATTCTATGGTAGCTGgaattgctgctgctgctgctgaacCAGTTGTGAAGGAGATTGgtgaagaggagaagaagaaaaagaacaaggaTGGGGCAGATGGTGAGGGGCGCAAGCGCAAATTGAATGAAAGCTCTGATAGCCCTGCTGCCCAGGTTCCTGCTAAGAAAACTAAAACAGAAGTTGAAAATGAAGAGAGTGTCAAGGATAAGAAGGTGAAGGAAGAGCCTGTGGAGGGAAGTGATGAtgagaaaaaggagaagaagaagaagaaaaagaagagtaaAGAGGGTGGCGAGGCTGAAAAGGAAGTGCCAGTGGAGGGAAGTGAAgatgagaagaaagagaaaaagaagaaaaagaagagtaaGGAGGATGCTGAAGTGGgaaatttagaagaaaaggagaCTGAGAAgtctgagaagaaaaaaaagaagaaagacaaaggggctgaaGAGGCTGCAACCGTTGATAATGAAAAAGCTGATGGTGAGTCTGATAAAagtgagaagaagaagaagaagaaaaagaaggacaAAGATGGAGAAGAAGATTAG